A genomic window from Spiroplasma endosymbiont of Labia minor includes:
- a CDS encoding alanine--tRNA ligase-related protein, translated as MEINWNVLNDINGINKTEYLGYHQNNLVQPVKYLFNLKGEKVDHSTSLTFIVFDKTVFYATGGAQPFDTGYLIKDNKNYEVLDVEKKFIKNVYVHLVDFKNEEIKIGDVVTQKYDEKRRHNHSIHHTASHMLYTMSVKKILNLEEISQGLDEEKTWSQFTGDNVTWDKIQEIVDEVNKDVEKNIIQNEMFMSKEEAFNNGYIAYDKFIDRYDNIVRAVEFKDSTTDLCGGTHVQSTGEIKHLYLVDVESAKKGFLVTVSAFQNTINKHFIIKIKNILNQIKDIKAKILKLNNSYSLDIPYDVELSQANRNYFEYLNNLLIKIQGDFKIENKLAQIKQQEQLEKLTFNSDVKKINEINVSINNFSNQLIDNKILMPKTLKSIQVKKASIELYFNNIDNTNILLLVSADLKNKLNLNKFLDILKKYNVNYVGGGSNLICQLSINKIDKNNFENIFFEWLKNIY; from the coding sequence ATGGAAATAAATTGAAATGTATTAAATGACATTAACGGAATAAATAAGACCGAATATTTAGGTTATCACCAAAATAATTTAGTTCAACCAGTAAAATATTTATTCAATTTAAAAGGAGAGAAAGTTGATCATTCAACAAGCCTAACTTTCATTGTTTTTGATAAAACTGTATTTTATGCAACTGGTGGTGCCCAACCATTTGATACAGGATACTTAATTAAAGATAATAAAAATTATGAAGTGTTAGATGTTGAAAAAAAATTTATTAAAAACGTTTATGTACATTTAGTAGATTTCAAAAATGAAGAAATAAAAATTGGTGATGTGGTTACACAAAAATATGATGAAAAAAGAAGACACAATCATTCAATACATCATACAGCTTCACATATGTTGTACACTATGTCTGTTAAAAAAATCTTAAATTTAGAAGAAATATCACAAGGTTTAGATGAAGAAAAAACCTGATCACAATTTACAGGTGACAATGTTACTTGAGATAAAATTCAAGAAATTGTTGATGAAGTAAATAAAGATGTTGAGAAAAATATTATTCAAAATGAAATGTTTATGTCAAAAGAAGAAGCATTTAATAATGGTTACATTGCTTATGATAAATTTATAGATAGATATGATAACATTGTGAGAGCAGTTGAATTTAAAGATTCCACGACAGATTTATGCGGAGGAACACATGTACAATCAACAGGTGAAATAAAACATTTGTATTTGGTTGATGTTGAATCTGCAAAAAAAGGTTTTTTAGTTACGGTATCTGCTTTTCAAAATACAATAAATAAACATTTTATAATTAAAATTAAAAATATCTTAAATCAAATTAAAGATATTAAAGCAAAAATTTTGAAATTGAATAATTCGTATTCTCTTGATATTCCATACGATGTTGAATTATCGCAAGCAAATAGAAATTATTTTGAATATTTAAATAATTTATTGATTAAAATTCAAGGAGATTTCAAAATAGAAAATAAACTTGCACAAATTAAACAACAAGAACAATTAGAAAAATTAACTTTTAATTCTGATGTTAAAAAAATAAATGAAATCAATGTATCAATCAATAATTTTTCAAATCAATTAATAGACAATAAAATTTTAATGCCAAAGACCTTAAAATCTATTCAAGTTAAAAAAGCAAGTATAGAATTGTATTTTAATAATATTGATAATACAAATATTCTACTTTTGGTATCTGCTGATTTAAAAAACAAATTAAATTTAAATAAATTTTTGGATATTTTAAAAAAATATAATGTAAATTATGTTGGTGGCGGTTCTAATTTAATTTGTCAATTATCAATTAATAAAATAGATAAAAATAATTTTGAAAATATATTTTTTGAGTGACTAAAAAATATTTACTAA
- a CDS encoding DUF3196 family protein, protein MNNFYDEKLNELNELFKENKFDQLLVEIQQEINMPYVPSDFEKELLELLKKVQSINKNVNLNNDEKSLWSLEWIEKILLDEKQKNIHIIAINQLKKMNARSLNKTLKKFLTNENLSDLNKSMLLFILMDQKIDEEYTIIKKNGLFKINPTKNNFDELFVVINNVFKLLDETIGQKDISLVKISKQITNEYFLLNFPIFLDKNVSYYEFTAAIIMLSFNMLGIEESFLNIRNNYFNFEDSIASKVYDKIRTWYTDKEK, encoded by the coding sequence TTGAATAATTTTTATGATGAAAAACTTAACGAATTAAACGAACTATTTAAAGAAAATAAATTTGATCAATTATTAGTTGAAATTCAACAAGAAATTAATATGCCATATGTTCCTTCTGATTTTGAAAAAGAATTATTAGAATTACTAAAAAAAGTACAATCAATTAATAAAAATGTAAATTTAAATAATGATGAAAAATCGCTTTGAAGTTTAGAATGAATAGAAAAAATTCTTTTGGATGAAAAGCAAAAAAATATCCACATTATAGCAATTAATCAATTAAAAAAAATGAATGCACGTTCGTTAAATAAAACATTAAAGAAATTTTTGACAAATGAAAATTTATCTGATTTAAATAAATCAATGCTATTGTTTATTTTAATGGATCAAAAAATTGATGAAGAATATACAATCATTAAAAAAAATGGTCTTTTTAAAATAAATCCAACAAAGAACAATTTTGATGAATTATTTGTTGTCATAAATAATGTTTTTAAATTACTAGATGAAACGATAGGTCAAAAAGACATATCGTTGGTTAAAATTTCTAAACAAATTACAAATGAATATTTTCTTTTAAATTTTCCTATTTTTTTGGATAAAAATGTCAGCTATTATGAATTTACAGCGGCAATTATTATGCTCAGTTTTAATATGTTAGGAATTGAAGAATCATTTTTGAATATTAGAAATAATTATTTTAACTTTGAAGATAGCATTGCATCAAAAGTGTATGATAAAATAAGAACGTGATATACAGATAAGGAAAAATAA
- the obgE gene encoding GTPase ObgE gives MKFIDIANFNIKAGKGGDGAVSFRHELYVPNGGPNGGDGGDGGDVIFVGDEGKSSLLDLKIQKNYVAQDGLKGDIKNMHGKSASDLIINVPLGTLIINVKTGDIIADVVENNKHYLVAKGGKGGRGNARFATSRNKAPTIFEAGEPGQYFEIRAELKVLADVGFVGLPNAGKSTLLRAISNSKPEIGDYPFTTISPQLGVCRDKKGRTFTVADLPGLIEGASQGKGLGDEFLKHIERCRIICHVIDMSGNYATEDVFKNYQIIRQELINYNYKLENRLEIIVANKIDLEEAQINLLYFNEQIKDKKIIKISGLKKTGLDELLLAIGDALENIPTQALWNMQDENTNDNSPKIYTLESKKDDTVIENLGNGHWKISGEAIKKIYNKFPISTHDNLLVFNENMCRLGIYDQLRKRGAKNGDYVRIYDIELEWMG, from the coding sequence ATGAAATTTATTGATATTGCCAATTTTAATATAAAAGCAGGTAAAGGTGGCGATGGAGCAGTTTCATTTCGTCATGAACTTTATGTACCAAACGGGGGACCTAATGGCGGTGACGGCGGTGACGGCGGTGACGTTATTTTTGTGGGTGATGAAGGTAAATCATCTTTACTTGATTTAAAAATTCAAAAAAATTATGTTGCACAAGACGGGCTAAAAGGTGATATCAAAAATATGCATGGTAAAAGTGCATCTGATTTAATTATTAATGTTCCCTTAGGAACATTAATAATTAATGTAAAAACAGGTGACATAATTGCTGATGTTGTAGAAAACAATAAACATTATTTGGTGGCCAAAGGTGGTAAAGGTGGAAGAGGAAATGCAAGATTTGCAACTTCAAGAAACAAAGCACCAACTATTTTTGAAGCTGGTGAACCTGGACAATATTTTGAAATAAGAGCAGAATTAAAAGTTTTAGCAGATGTTGGTTTTGTTGGATTACCTAATGCTGGTAAATCAACATTATTGAGAGCTATATCAAATTCTAAACCGGAAATAGGTGACTATCCTTTTACAACAATTAGCCCACAACTTGGAGTATGTCGTGATAAAAAAGGACGAACTTTTACAGTTGCAGATCTTCCGGGTTTAATTGAGGGAGCTTCACAAGGAAAAGGTTTAGGTGATGAATTTCTAAAACATATTGAAAGATGTCGAATTATTTGCCATGTTATTGATATGTCTGGAAATTATGCAACAGAGGATGTTTTTAAAAATTATCAAATTATAAGGCAAGAATTAATAAATTATAATTATAAATTAGAAAACAGATTAGAAATAATTGTGGCAAATAAAATTGATTTAGAAGAGGCTCAAATCAATTTACTTTATTTTAATGAACAAATTAAAGATAAAAAAATCATTAAAATATCTGGTTTGAAAAAAACAGGTCTAGATGAATTATTATTAGCAATTGGTGATGCGCTAGAAAATATACCAACACAGGCGTTATGAAATATGCAAGATGAAAATACAAATGATAATTCACCAAAAATTTATACATTAGAATCTAAAAAAGATGATACTGTTATTGAAAATTTAGGAAACGGACATTGGAAAATTTCTGGAGAAGCTATCAAAAAAATTTATAATAAGTTTCCAATATCAACACATGATAATTTACTAGTTTTTAATGAAAACATGTGTCGTTTGGGTATTTATGATCAATTGCGTAAACGTGGAGCAAAAAATGGTGATTATGTAAGAATTTATGATATTGAATTGGAATGGATGGGTTAA
- the nadE gene encoding NAD(+) synthase: MKLEIYLKEIVDWIREKVKAANAVGVIVGISGGIDSALVANLAKQAFPNDYLTVWMPLHSSLEDEECKNALVNENNLKFKTVNLLSTFNEIKTELNLPNETAKSTQLALANTKARLRMTTLYSLAQSHNYLVLGTDNADEWHIGYFTKFGDGGCDLLPIVHLLKQEVKEAAKFYNVPNIIIDRKPTAGLWENQTDEAEIGFSYEIIDRYLIGENVSTDAKERIEYLHFISEHKRNGALQPKKIIR; this comes from the coding sequence GTGAAACTGGAAATATATTTAAAAGAAATAGTAGACTGAATTAGAGAAAAAGTAAAAGCTGCAAATGCCGTTGGTGTTATAGTTGGAATTTCTGGTGGAATAGATTCCGCATTAGTTGCAAATTTGGCAAAACAAGCATTTCCGAATGATTATTTAACTGTTTGAATGCCATTACATTCTTCGTTAGAAGATGAAGAATGTAAAAATGCATTAGTAAATGAAAATAATTTAAAATTCAAAACTGTAAATTTATTATCAACATTTAATGAAATTAAAACAGAATTGAATTTGCCAAACGAAACAGCAAAATCAACTCAATTAGCTTTGGCAAATACAAAAGCAAGATTAAGAATGACAACTCTATATTCTCTCGCACAATCACATAATTATCTTGTTTTGGGTACAGATAATGCAGATGAATGACATATTGGTTATTTTACTAAATTTGGTGATGGTGGATGTGATTTATTGCCAATAGTTCATTTATTAAAACAAGAAGTAAAAGAAGCTGCGAAATTTTATAATGTTCCAAACATTATTATTGATAGAAAACCAACAGCAGGTTTATGAGAAAATCAAACAGATGAAGCTGAAATAGGTTTTTCATATGAAATTATTGATCGTTACTTAATAGGTGAAAATGTTTCAACTGATGCAAAAGAAAGAATTGAATACTTACATTTTATATCAGAGCATAAAAGAAACGGTGCTTTGCAACCCAAAAAAATTATTAGATAA
- a CDS encoding TIGR04561 family membrane protein — translation MILLVNDKGSNRLFYLLDWSIPLEIILIVFFVIALLALILFFLAMFKKPKSLVLNRKNLSREDFKKVEKFNDLKNDFELELAQIKKAIRNKK, via the coding sequence GTGATTTTATTGGTTAATGATAAAGGGTCAAATAGATTATTTTATTTATTAGATTGAAGCATTCCTTTGGAAATCATTTTGATTGTTTTTTTTGTTATAGCTTTACTTGCTTTGATTTTGTTTTTTTTAGCAATGTTTAAAAAACCAAAATCTTTAGTTTTAAACCGTAAGAATTTGTCAAGAGAAGATTTTAAAAAAGTAGAAAAATTTAATGATTTAAAAAACGATTTTGAACTTGAACTCGCACAAATTAAAAAGGCTATTAGAAATAAAAAATAA
- a CDS encoding MSC_0882 family membrane protein, translating into MGIIANVKSYINEPYTNAQNSQQDNNGQIIPNYSKYQVENFAQYNNIPLDEDKIIRPRNYNNMQPSQQVYNNSVMPNQNFNSNNYPNYNYVQPQTELANSSDVARYQNDLTENIRQGRYAERMANIKMQNNYPIYNEEMMNVNVDNHYSQPYLHDNRKIQYQQPMQNQSRYNPYQNISFDAGYASNYNNANYAYVNNGFYENYNNGHNFNATQPQVVYQPQMYQPVNYNNFNELQYQNHKANKYKNTTIIPTQIAKEIRAEKWRIILFFFLGIFGIVCGSIFATAYFVATKSLNLSVNDENALIWGMKLSSIPQPFFTITSGIVALILFIVSIMDYTFIKASVIKYEAQLFAGREQIPYFITKNYRNMISRTIILNWIAFPTYIFGAITLGILYGLQSIHESDHNVFYFGFWKIGEIPDMTSNITITTIVLFVVLGIQIFNIITTRSRKNNIISYYGYEILPDSEIRSIKKRTNRICMVIFLTIVAILLIAIIITVLLFRRKNKNATWRWPWQKAAVNV; encoded by the coding sequence ATGGGTATAATTGCAAATGTCAAATCTTATATAAATGAACCATATACAAATGCGCAAAATTCACAACAAGATAATAATGGACAAATAATTCCGAATTATTCTAAATATCAAGTAGAAAATTTTGCACAATACAACAATATTCCATTAGATGAAGATAAAATTATTAGACCAAGAAATTATAATAATATGCAACCATCACAACAAGTTTATAATAATTCTGTCATGCCAAATCAAAACTTTAATTCAAATAACTATCCAAATTATAATTATGTTCAACCGCAAACTGAATTAGCAAATTCTTCTGATGTTGCAAGATACCAAAATGATTTAACAGAAAATATTCGTCAAGGGCGTTATGCAGAACGAATGGCTAATATAAAAATGCAAAATAATTACCCTATTTATAATGAAGAAATGATGAATGTTAATGTAGACAATCATTATTCTCAACCATATTTACATGATAATAGAAAAATACAATATCAACAACCAATGCAGAATCAATCTCGTTATAATCCTTACCAAAATATAAGCTTTGATGCAGGGTATGCAAGTAATTATAATAATGCAAATTATGCTTATGTCAATAATGGTTTTTATGAAAATTATAATAACGGACATAATTTCAATGCCACTCAACCACAAGTTGTCTATCAACCACAAATGTATCAACCTGTAAATTACAACAATTTTAATGAATTACAATATCAAAATCATAAAGCAAATAAATATAAAAATACAACAATTATTCCAACACAAATCGCAAAGGAAATTAGAGCTGAAAAATGAAGAATTATTCTATTTTTCTTTTTAGGAATTTTTGGAATAGTTTGCGGTTCTATTTTTGCAACAGCATATTTTGTGGCAACTAAATCACTAAATTTATCTGTAAATGATGAAAACGCACTTATTTGGGGAATGAAATTATCATCAATTCCACAACCATTTTTTACAATTACATCTGGAATAGTGGCATTGATTTTATTTATAGTTTCAATAATGGATTATACTTTCATTAAAGCATCCGTTATTAAATATGAAGCACAATTGTTTGCAGGTAGAGAACAAATACCATATTTTATTACAAAAAATTATCGTAATATGATATCTAGAACAATAATTTTGAATTGAATAGCATTCCCAACATATATTTTTGGTGCAATTACTTTAGGTATTTTATATGGATTACAATCAATTCACGAATCTGATCATAATGTATTTTATTTTGGTTTTTGAAAAATTGGTGAAATACCTGATATGACTTCTAACATAACTATTACAACTATTGTTCTATTTGTTGTTTTGGGGATTCAAATTTTTAATATAATAACAACACGTTCTAGAAAAAATAATATTATTTCTTATTATGGTTATGAAATTTTACCAGACAGTGAAATAAGGAGCATTAAAAAAAGAACAAATAGAATTTGTATGGTAATATTTTTAACAATTGTTGCTATTTTATTAATCGCAATTATAATTACAGTATTATTGTTTAGAAGAAAAAATAAAAACGCTACTTGAAGATGGCCATGACAAAAAGCAGCAGTGAATGTTTAA
- the hemW gene encoding radical SAM family heme chaperone HemW produces the protein MTKSSSECLITKDQIKNVYVHIPFCEHICFYCDFVKTKVISDKLIDDYLDKLINEWKTKNCDYMLDTIYIGGGTPSVLNVNQINKLMSCFQNNICKDTEITIELNPESTRKDKLIAYKNNGINRISLGVQTFSDDLLKKIGRKHTLETIKSAFYSIKEVGFENISIDLMYNLFDQTKKDIYFDFKMIKKLRPNHISWYSLILKEDSIWGKMQKKLPLNDYNFDLLINKKMAKSNFERYEISNYALDGKKSKHNLCYWTNKLFYGIGVGASGFESLDNELSLTNNVGNVTSYKQKKEILTIDDYYFQILMMGLRLIDGINLNIENDTYFAFKRYEISIQRLISKNLLEIKNNHLKTTELGYINLNDVLIEILE, from the coding sequence ATGACAAAAAGCAGCAGTGAATGTTTAATAACAAAAGATCAAATTAAAAATGTTTATGTTCATATTCCTTTTTGTGAACATATATGTTTTTATTGTGATTTTGTTAAAACTAAAGTTATTTCTGATAAATTAATTGATGATTATTTGGATAAATTAATTAATGAATGAAAAACAAAAAACTGTGATTATATGTTAGATACAATTTATATTGGTGGTGGAACTCCATCTGTTTTAAATGTAAATCAAATTAATAAATTAATGTCTTGCTTTCAAAACAATATTTGTAAAGATACAGAAATTACAATAGAATTAAATCCAGAATCAACAAGAAAAGATAAATTGATAGCATACAAAAATAACGGAATAAATCGTATTTCATTGGGTGTTCAAACATTCTCTGATGATTTGCTTAAAAAAATAGGTAGAAAACACACATTAGAAACAATTAAATCTGCTTTTTATTCAATTAAAGAAGTAGGGTTTGAAAATATTTCAATTGACTTAATGTATAACTTGTTTGATCAAACAAAAAAAGATATCTATTTTGATTTTAAAATGATTAAAAAATTAAGACCAAATCACATTTCTTGATATTCATTAATTCTAAAGGAAGACTCAATATGAGGTAAAATGCAAAAAAAATTACCATTGAATGATTATAATTTTGATTTGCTAATAAATAAAAAAATGGCTAAATCAAATTTTGAGAGATATGAAATATCAAATTATGCTTTAGATGGCAAAAAATCAAAGCATAATTTATGCTATTGAACCAATAAATTATTTTATGGTATAGGTGTTGGAGCATCGGGTTTTGAGTCTTTAGATAATGAATTATCACTAACAAATAATGTTGGTAATGTTACTAGTTATAAACAAAAAAAAGAAATTTTAACCATTGATGATTATTATTTTCAAATATTAATGATGGGTTTGCGATTAATAGATGGTATTAATTTAAATATTGAAAATGATACCTATTTTGCTTTTAAAAGATATGAAATATCAATTCAACGATTAATTTCAAAGAATTTACTTGAAATTAAAAATAATCATTTAAAAACAACAGAGCTTGGATATATTAATTTAAATGATGTTTTAATTGAAATATTAGAATAA
- a CDS encoding ATP-dependent Clp protease ATP-binding subunit gives MEFNQKQDPQTDPDILKKYTRDLTQDAKDGKIDPVIGRDDEIARLIRILSRKTKNNPVLIGEPGVGKTAIVEGLAQRINNGDIPGNLKDKRVLELDMGALMAGAMFLGDYESRVKGIVNKIKESSGQIILFIDELHLIVGAGKTAGGSGMDVSNLLKPALARGELKAIGATTLDEYREYIEKDAALERRFQRVMVNEPTIDETISILRGLKERFENFHGVRIHDNAIVSAAQLSSRYITDRFLPDKAIDLIDEASANIKTELASVPAELDQVNRKVIQLEIERAALSKETDDKSKERLSENEKELIKQKQIQSRLNTQWETEKQEINKVNALKSTKEQLKKELEQARNEGNFNRAGELQYSLIPAVEKQLQKAITNNKDTLLSEEVTERDIAVIIGKWTGIPVEALVESEKTKLLSLEAQLNKMVRGQNQAVPAVAQAILRSRAGIKDANKPIGSFLFLGPTGVGKTEVAKSLAKLLFSDPKKMVRFDMSEFMEKQSVSKLIGAPPGYVGYNEGGRLTEAVRRSPYSIVLFDEVEKAHPDVFNIMLQILDDGMITDSLGKNVNFKNTIIIMTSNIASEYLLTVENTEMIDQTVIDKELAKYFRPEFLNRIDNVIVFNPLSKEVIFEIINKKLDELHTRIADERDYYVNFSDKTKQKILNEGYDRQFGARPIQRYIERNIENVLAKAIVSDELEEKRNYVVDVNSSNEFEVVSAKKLN, from the coding sequence ATGGAATTTAATCAAAAGCAAGATCCGCAAACAGATCCAGATATTTTAAAAAAATATACAAGAGATTTAACGCAAGATGCAAAAGACGGGAAAATTGATCCAGTAATTGGGCGCGATGATGAAATAGCTCGTTTAATAAGAATTTTATCTAGAAAAACAAAAAATAACCCAGTACTAATTGGTGAACCTGGAGTTGGTAAAACAGCAATTGTTGAAGGGTTAGCACAACGTATAAATAATGGAGATATTCCTGGTAACTTAAAGGATAAACGTGTTTTAGAATTAGATATGGGAGCTTTAATGGCTGGTGCTATGTTTCTTGGTGATTATGAATCTCGTGTAAAGGGAATTGTTAATAAAATAAAAGAATCATCTGGTCAAATAATTTTATTTATAGATGAATTACATTTAATTGTTGGTGCTGGTAAAACAGCAGGTGGTTCAGGAATGGATGTTTCTAATTTATTGAAACCTGCATTAGCTAGAGGCGAATTAAAAGCCATTGGTGCTACAACATTAGATGAATATAGGGAATATATCGAAAAAGATGCTGCATTAGAAAGACGTTTTCAAAGAGTAATGGTAAATGAGCCAACAATAGATGAAACAATATCTATTCTACGTGGTTTAAAAGAGCGATTTGAAAATTTTCATGGTGTTAGAATTCATGATAATGCAATTGTGAGTGCTGCACAATTATCAAGCAGATATATCACGGATAGGTTTTTGCCAGATAAAGCAATTGATTTAATAGATGAAGCTTCAGCTAATATAAAAACTGAACTTGCATCTGTTCCAGCAGAATTAGATCAAGTAAATAGAAAAGTTATACAATTAGAAATTGAAAGAGCCGCCTTATCAAAAGAAACAGATGATAAATCAAAAGAACGTTTATCTGAAAATGAAAAAGAATTAATTAAACAAAAACAAATTCAAAGTAGATTAAATACTCAATGAGAAACTGAAAAACAAGAAATAAATAAAGTTAATGCACTAAAATCTACAAAAGAACAATTAAAAAAAGAATTAGAACAAGCACGTAATGAAGGCAATTTTAATAGAGCTGGTGAATTACAATATTCATTAATTCCTGCTGTTGAAAAACAATTGCAAAAAGCAATTACAAATAATAAAGATACCTTATTATCTGAAGAAGTTACAGAACGAGATATTGCGGTTATTATTGGTAAATGAACTGGAATACCTGTTGAGGCTTTAGTTGAATCTGAAAAAACTAAATTATTGTCACTAGAGGCTCAATTAAATAAAATGGTTAGAGGCCAAAATCAAGCTGTGCCAGCAGTAGCTCAAGCTATTTTAAGATCTAGAGCAGGTATTAAGGATGCAAATAAACCAATAGGATCATTTTTATTCTTAGGCCCAACTGGTGTTGGCAAAACAGAAGTTGCAAAGTCACTTGCGAAATTATTATTTAGTGATCCAAAAAAAATGGTTAGATTTGATATGTCAGAATTTATGGAAAAACAATCAGTTTCCAAATTAATTGGAGCTCCTCCAGGTTATGTTGGTTACAATGAAGGTGGACGTTTAACAGAAGCAGTTAGAAGATCTCCATATTCAATTGTGCTATTTGATGAAGTTGAAAAAGCTCATCCTGATGTATTTAATATTATGTTACAAATACTTGATGATGGAATGATTACAGATTCACTTGGAAAAAATGTTAATTTTAAAAACACAATAATTATTATGACTTCAAATATTGCATCAGAATATTTATTAACAGTAGAAAACACGGAAATGATAGACCAAACTGTAATAGATAAAGAACTTGCAAAATATTTCAGACCAGAATTTTTGAATCGTATAGATAATGTAATTGTCTTTAATCCATTATCAAAAGAAGTTATTTTTGAAATTATTAACAAAAAACTAGACGAATTACACACCAGAATAGCTGACGAACGTGACTATTATGTAAATTTTTCAGATAAAACTAAACAAAAAATTTTGAATGAAGGTTATGATCGACAATTTGGTGCAAGACCAATTCAAAGATATATTGAAAGAAATATAGAAAATGTTTTGGCTAAAGCTATTGTTTCTGATGAATTAGAAGAAAAAAGAAATTATGTTGTAGATGTTAACTCAAGTAATGAATTTGAAGTTGTATCTGCTAAAAAACTTAATTAG
- the hrcA gene encoding heat-inducible transcriptional repressor HrcA, giving the protein MLSERQNKVLKAIISEHIKTAQPVGSKTIQELLDIEVSSATIRNDAALLEEHGYLEKSHTSSGRIPSTKGYRYYVENLMDKDDVNDLKAKINIVFEDRSKTIDEVLDSASDIISEMTQLATYVITGLSQNVVSVKKIEVISITEKTAAVIIVLSNGKVENKIFELENILFSDLKVAINFFDKNLVNIPLSEIEAKAKELLPRFSELINQSDLVFQNFLQVIAGFDNSKSHAKGLQYMLTNPEFNDPEKIKSVLTLLEGVSPFEWFDLQIKKYNITNKFSKKTNMLIGLETGTGSDDLAVVEKTIITKAGETASIALVGPKRMKYDKITELLEWVAKKIVNEFDNKKGGE; this is encoded by the coding sequence ATGCTTTCTGAAAGACAAAATAAAGTTTTAAAAGCAATAATTTCTGAACATATTAAAACTGCTCAACCTGTTGGTTCAAAAACTATTCAAGAATTATTAGACATAGAAGTTTCATCTGCAACGATTAGAAATGATGCTGCTTTATTAGAAGAACATGGTTATTTAGAAAAATCTCATACTTCATCTGGACGTATACCGTCAACAAAAGGTTATCGTTATTATGTGGAAAATCTAATGGATAAAGATGATGTAAATGATTTAAAAGCAAAAATAAATATTGTTTTTGAAGATCGCAGTAAAACTATTGATGAAGTTTTAGATAGTGCATCAGATATTATTTCAGAAATGACTCAATTAGCCACTTATGTTATTACGGGGCTTTCGCAAAATGTTGTGAGTGTTAAAAAAATAGAAGTTATTTCAATAACAGAAAAAACAGCCGCGGTAATTATTGTATTATCGAATGGTAAAGTTGAAAATAAAATATTCGAATTAGAAAATATTTTATTTAGTGATTTAAAAGTAGCAATTAATTTTTTTGATAAAAATTTAGTTAATATACCATTATCAGAAATAGAAGCAAAAGCTAAAGAATTATTACCACGTTTTTCTGAATTAATTAATCAATCAGATTTAGTTTTTCAAAATTTTTTACAAGTAATTGCTGGATTTGATAATTCAAAATCACATGCAAAAGGATTACAATACATGTTAACAAATCCAGAATTTAATGACCCAGAAAAAATAAAATCGGTTCTTACTTTATTGGAGGGTGTTTCACCATTTGAATGATTTGATTTACAAATCAAGAAATACAATATCACAAATAAATTTTCTAAAAAAACAAATATGTTAATTGGATTAGAAACTGGTACTGGTAGTGATGATTTAGCTGTTGTCGAAAAAACAATTATTACAAAGGCTGGTGAAACGGCATCAATAGCATTAGTAGGTCCTAAAAGAATGAAATATGATAAAATAACAGAGCTTTTGGAGTGAGTTGCTAAAAAAATCGTTAATGAATTTGATAACAAAAAAGGGGGTGAGTAG